The Octadecabacter arcticus 238 genome contains a region encoding:
- a CDS encoding IS3 family transposase (programmed frameshift): MGYSLERKAAVLKRMLPPNNVAIRQLSREEGISAATLFSWRAEARNKGQLLPDADASPEGWSSRDKFAAVLETAALNEADLAEYCRKRGLYPAQIAMWRVACEQANDWDRTSAARLVRATKEDKKRMKDLERELARKDRALAETAALLVLRKKASANLGGRRGRMISTPDRQTAVALINEAVTAGARRAKACSELEISKRTLRRWTKDGEVRPDKRPLVPRAEPANALSTAERAAVLDVCNSKEFSSLPPSQIVPKLADQGRYLASESSFYRILRANGLQHHRGRAKSPVKRKKPTSYQASAPCEVWTWDITWMPGPVAGMFFYLYLIVDIFSRKIVCWEVHERESADLAAILIRQAVLAEGCQLRPLVLHADNGSPMKGATMKVTMEKLGITASYSRPRVSNDNPFSEALFRTCKYRPDWPTKGFATKADAQTWVQTFAGWYNSEHLHSAIRFVTPNARHAGHDRATLTNRANLYATARAQNPQRWSGKTRNWQPAGPVWLNPENEISASEIRDAA, from the exons ATGGGATATTCACTGGAACGAAAAGCAGCTGTGCTGAAGCGGATGCTTCCGCCGAACAACGTGGCCATTCGGCAGCTTTCGCGGGAGGAAGGCATTTCGGCAGCGACGCTTTTCTCCTGGCGTGCTGAGGCGCGCAACAAGGGGCAGCTTTTGCCTGACGCTGATGCGAGCCCTGAGGGCTGGTCTTCACGTGACAAGTTTGCGGCGGTGTTGGAAACTGCTGCTCTGAACGAGGCTGACCTAGCCGAATACTGCCGCAAACGCGGCCTTTACCCGGCGCAGATTGCCATGTGGCGAGTTGCTTGCGAGCAGGCCAACGACTGGGACCGCACGAGTGCAGCACGTCTTGTGCGTGCGACCAAGGAAGACAAGAAACGGATGAAAGATTTGGAACGCGAGCTTGCTCGCAAGGATCGCGCACTGGCCGAAACTGCAGCACTGCTTGTTCTGCGAAAAAAGGCCTCAGCGA ATCTGGGGGGACGGAGAGGACGCATGATCAGCACCCCAGATCGCCAAACCGCAGTTGCTCTGATCAATGAGGCCGTCACCGCAGGAGCGCGGCGCGCCAAAGCCTGTTCCGAGTTGGAAATCAGCAAACGCACTCTGCGGCGCTGGACAAAAGACGGCGAGGTTCGCCCTGATAAGCGCCCCCTCGTGCCGCGTGCGGAACCAGCAAACGCGTTGAGTACGGCAGAACGCGCGGCTGTTCTAGATGTCTGTAATTCAAAGGAGTTCTCTAGCCTTCCCCCAAGTCAGATTGTGCCAAAGCTAGCCGATCAGGGTCGATATCTGGCCTCGGAATCGAGTTTCTACCGCATTTTGCGCGCCAATGGATTGCAGCATCACCGGGGTCGAGCCAAGTCCCCAGTCAAGCGTAAGAAGCCCACAAGCTATCAGGCCAGTGCGCCCTGTGAGGTCTGGACCTGGGACATTACCTGGATGCCGGGACCTGTCGCAGGCATGTTCTTCTATCTGTATCTGATCGTGGACATCTTCAGCCGGAAGATCGTGTGCTGGGAGGTCCATGAGCGTGAAAGTGCGGATCTGGCTGCCATTCTGATCCGGCAAGCAGTGCTAGCGGAGGGCTGTCAGTTGCGCCCCTTGGTTCTGCACGCTGACAACGGCAGTCCTATGAAGGGCGCCACGATGAAGGTGACGATGGAAAAACTAGGGATCACGGCCTCCTACAGTCGCCCTCGCGTAAGCAACGACAACCCTTTCTCAGAGGCGTTGTTCCGAACCTGCAAATACCGCCCGGACTGGCCGACCAAGGGCTTTGCCACCAAGGCGGATGCTCAAACCTGGGTCCAAACCTTCGCTGGTTGGTACAATAGTGAACACCTGCACAGCGCCATCCGCTTCGTCACGCCGAATGCGCGCCACGCAGGTCATGATCGTGCAACGCTCACAAATCGTGCCAATCTCTATGCCACTGCTCGCGCGCAAAACCCGCAACGCTGGTCAGGAAAAACCCGAAACTGGCAACCAGCAGGACCCGTCTGGCTGAACCCAGAAAACGAAATCAGCGCCTCTGAAATCAGAGACGCCGCATGA